The genomic stretch TCAGGACTGCCGATTGATCTGTCCACGTGGCTCTCTGCAGCAAAATTGACTACTATGTCAGATCTTTTTATAAGCCCGTCAACTATCTTTTCATCGCATATATCACCGTGTACAAACTCATAACGTTCATCATTTTCAATGTCTTTAAGGTTATTAAGATTCCCCGCATATGTAAGTTTATCAAGATTTATTATACGAATATCTTTGTGAATTTCCAGCATATACCTGATAAAATTACTTCCTATAAAACCCGCTCCCCCGGTTACAAGATAAGTATTCATATCTGTCCTTAAAAATTGTAAAGTCCGTTTATATATAGATTTAAATCTAAAAAAGTAAAAGGATAAAGTCAAGAACTCATTAACACCTGAAGCTAATTTTTAATCATTACCCATCTTACAGGGATCGGATTAATCAAAAACCGCCTTAAAATTAAAAAATCGACACATGCACATACTTTGCGGGATGTTCTTTTAAATCAGCGACAAGAGAATCCAACTCTCTTGATGTTTTTACAATCTGAATATATAAAGTACTGTCCTGTATCATTTTACCAAGTGTGCCGCTGCCTTTGGTGGCAATATGAACAGCATCCTGAAGCAGCTTCATTGTGGAATCAGCCCGTGAAATAAGCAGAGCAAAATGTTGTGCTGAAGAATCCTGCTTTAAAACAGAGCTTAATTCATTTAAACGGTCAATTGCAGATTTCAGGCTCTTTCTATTTTCGGAAATCATTAGGTTCAGGCTGTTTACAGCTTTGTTAAGAGATATTGCTGAATCCTTCATTTTGCCCCTATCAATTAAAGAGGACACTTTTAAAAGTAACGAATCCGCACCTTCAACAACATTTGCAACATGTGTAAAAATTTTATCAATACCCGGAACTGCAACACCATTATAAATTATATCAGGATCTGCCGGCTTGCCGGATTCCCCGGGATTAACAATCAGTGCTTTTCCTCCCATCATTTCAAGACCCACAATACTTACATTCATGTCCGAAAAAAGCTTAATATTTTTTCTGACCCGGAAATCTACATTAACTTCTCCCGGTGTTAACTCAACACTCTTTACCCTTCCGCATCTAACCCCTCTGACAATAACATTATCTCCGGGTTTTAACCCTTCGGCACTGATAAAAGCAGCCCGATAAACTACTTTTTTTGAAAACATTGAACCGCCCTTGCCCCACAGAATACCTGCCACAAGTACGATAACGCCAACAATTACTGTAAAGCCTACTATTATTTCTTTTCTTTTTTCTTCCATCAGAACCACAGACTCTGTTTTGTTATTTTGTTTCTTATTATAAAAGGCAGGATAAATCCCCGTATATCATTCTTACTCGTAATCTCGCCCGAGATAATCTTTTAAACTTTTCTTCTTTTCTGTCATCTCGTGGATAATTTTTTCTTCGAACTCTTTGGCTGCATATGTTCCATGCAATTTTAAAAGCTCATTAAGAGCTATAATTTCAACTATCACTGATATATTTTTCCCCGGATAAATCGGAAGTCTGACCCTTGCCAGTTTTTCATCAAGAATTTCATCATAAGACGTATCTAATCCAAGACGTTCATAATTTTTTGACTTATCCCAATCTACCAGTTCAACTTCAACTTCAACCCTTTTCCTGCTTCTTATGCCTCTAATTCCGAACATGGACCGGACATCTACAATACCAACTCCTCTTATCTCCATGTTGTACTGAACAACATCATTCCCAGTACCTATTAAAACTCCATTAGGCTCGCGAATAATTGTAACAACATCATCCGCTACTAACCTGTGAGATCTCGCTACAAGGTCAAGAGCTACTTCACTTTTCCCTATCCCGCTTCTTCCTGTTATTAAAATTCCTATACCATACACATCTACAAGAGAGCCGTGGACAAAAGTACGCGCTGCAAATACATCTTCAAGATAATCCCCTATAAGCTGAATAGCCCGGGTTGTAGCAAGAGGTGTACGTATTACAGGTACTTTATTTTTGTTTGAATAATTAATTGCTTCTTTGGAAATTTTATTGTTATTTGTAACAATCAAACATGGCATAGTGTATGAAAAGAATTTCTTTACACATTTCTGTAATTGTTCGTTGGTTAGCTGCTTCATAAAAGATATTTCCGTGTTGCCGCATATCTGTAATCTTTCATGAGCAAACAGTTCAAAATATCCGGCAAGGGCCAATCCCGGCCGGTGAATATCCTTTGTTGTTATCTTGTTGGACAGGCCCTCTTTACCGGATACCAATTCCAATTCAAGAATCTTTTTATTCTCAAAAAGGAAATCTTCTACTGAGATATCTTCTTTTATTATGACATTCTGCGCAGACACAGAAGATTACTCCTCTCCGCCTGTTTCCATTACTGTTTTCTCAAGGATTTTTTCGTGATTGTACCCCTGTTTTTTCTCCTTGTATTTTTTAAGCTGTCTTTCAAGTTTTTCAACAACACTGTCAACAGATTTCTCCATTTTTTCAGAACGATCATGTGCAACAAGTACAGCACCATTTATTTTGAGAGTAATCTCTACAAAACGGGTTCTTTTTTCCCATCCAAGTACAACATCGGCATCAATAATGCCGTCATAAAATCGGTCAAGGTGCGACACCTCCTTTTCCACATATTCCCTAAGATCATCGTTTAATGTAAATCGGCGAGCTGTAATACTAATCTGCATCATTTGCTCCTTTCCGTTTTATAGATAGACAAACATAATTGTATAAAAATTATAACATCTTTTATGCACATCTCTGCAAATCAAGGTTGAATCTGAGCCCTGGGATGGGCCTGGCGATAAACTTTTTTCAACCTCTCTGTTGTCAGGTGTGTATATATCTGGGTTGTTGATAAGTTAACGTGACCGAGAAGTTCTTTAACTGACTCAAGATCAGCACCATGATCAAGCAGATGCGTTGCAAATGTATGCCTTATGACATGAGGGCTCAATTTCTTTTTCTCCGAAACCTTCTCAAGCCATTTCTTTACAATCATCTGTATTGACCGTTTTGATATCCTCTTTCCCGACTTATTGAGAAACAGAGCCTGTGAGTTATTTTTAGGATTAAATCTGTATCTCTGTTTCAGATACACTCCCAAAGATTCAAGAGCCCTTGCTCCGAGAGGAACCACTCTCTCCTTATTCCCTTTGCCTGTTACTTTTACACTTGTGCCGATATCGTCTATATCAAAAACATTTAAGCCTGCCAGCTCCGACAACCTCATGCCAGTACCATAAAAAAGTTCAAGAATAGCTCTGTCTCTTGCACCTGAAGGGTTTTCCTGCGGAATCTGTTCAATGGCCTTTGCTATTTCTTCTTCCTGCAGAAAATCAGGCAGTTTCTTCTCTGTCTTCGGAGGACGGACTGATTGAGCAGGATCAGCAGCAATCAACTCCCTCTGTCCGAGATACTTAAAAAACCCTCTGATAGAAGCCAGCTTCCTTGCTACACTTTTTTTATCAACACCGTGTTCAACAAGATGCCCTAGAAAAAATCGGATATCTTCCTTCTCTATGCTGTTAATATTTAATGTATGTCCTGTAATATCTTTTAAAAATTCAAAGAACTGCTTTACATCTCTTGTGTACGCATCTATTGTGTTATCAGAATACCCTTTGGTAAACTTCAGATAATCACAAAAATCTTTCAGCTGTGACTCTGCACGCTGAATATCATTCATTTTCAGGCAGCTCCTTTTCAGCCTTACATTTCGGGCACTTTAAAAATGAGCCCTTTGCTTTTGTGCTGCGTGCTTCCATAAGCGGGAATCCGCAGGATTCACATTTAACAGCCACAGGCTTATTCCACAAAGCAAATGTACATTTAGGATATTTTGAGCATCCGTAAAATATTTTACCTCTGCGTGTACGTTTTTCAACAAGCTCTCCGCCGCAGCCGTCTTCAGGGCATGGCACCCCAATATAAAAAGGCTCTGTATGTTTGCAGTCAGGATAATTGCTGCATGCAAGAAAGCGCCCGTACTTGCCGTTCTTTGCAACCAGAGGTGCTCCACACTCAGGGCATTTTCTGTCCACACTGACAACCTCTTCCTCTATGGGACGTGTATAAGTACATTCGGGATAACCTGTACATGCAATAAATTTACCGTTACGCCCCCACTTTTCCACAAGGTCTCTTCCGCATTCAGGGCACTTCTCTCCAATTGATTCCTGAAGCGATTCTTTTATCTCGTCTTTTTTCTCCATAGCATGTTCTATTGCTGTGCTGAAAGGGCTGTAAAAATTTTTTAATACTGCAATACTATCTTTTTCTCCTGATTCAATCTGATCAAGATCCTCTTCCATTCGAGCTGTAAACCCTACATTAAATATATCCGGGAATTGATCCACAAGTATTTTATGGACATCCATACCAAGGGCACTGGGAATAAGAGTTCTTGCTTCTCTGTTTACATATTTTCTGTCAAGAAGAGTAGAAATTATTAGTGCATAAGTAGATGGCCTTCCTATACCTTTTGTATCAAGCTCTTTTACAAGGCTGCTTTCAGTATATCTGTTCGGAGGTTTTGTAAAATGCTGCGAATGTGCTACATTCAGCAGATCAAGTGTATCGCCTTTGGCCACATTTTTAGGAATATGTGCATTTGACAGTTCATCTTTTTCAACACCGTATATCTGCATAAATCCTTTAAATTTAATTGACGTACCAGTTGTTCGGAACAGATATTTACCGCCTGCAACATCAATAGAAACCTGCAATAGTTGTGCCGGATTCATCTGGCATGCAAGGAATCTGTCCCATATCAGTTTATAAAGCTTTTTTTGAGCAGGTGTCAGATACTGATTTACTTTATCAAAAGACCTTTTCAATGATGTCGGCCTTATTGCTTCATGTGCATCCTGTGCAGACTTTTTATTTTTGTAGAACCTGGGTTTGTCAGGTACATATTCAAGGCCGTAATTGTCTGCGATATAATTTCTGGCCTCTTCAACTGCACTTGATGCAAGGCGGGTAGAATCTGTTCTCATATAGGTTATCAATCCCACACGGCCGTCAGGAAGGTCAATTCCCTCATAAAGCTGCTGTGCAATTGCCATAACCTGCTTTGTCGACATTCCGAGCCTTCTTGCAGCATCCTGCTGCATAGTACTTGTCGTATAGGGCGGATACGGATTCCTTTTTATCTCTTTTGTTTTTAAATCACCAACATTAAAATCTGTCTTTTTTATCTCGCTGACATGCTTTTCCGTTTCATCTCTGTTTACAAGAGAAAGTTTTTGCCCGTCAATTTTAACAAGCTGTGACCGGAATTTTTCACCGGCTGCACAGGAAAAATCTGCCTCTATTTCCCAGTACTCTTCAGGAACAAACTTTTGAATTTTCTGTTCCCTCTCACATATCAGCCGTAAAGCTACACTCTGGACTCTTCCTGCAGATAGGCCCCTGAAAATTGTTTTCCACAAAAAAGGGCTTACCTTGTAGCCTACTATCCTGTCCATTACTCTGCGTGCCTTTTGTGCTTCAACACGGTTCAAATCTATTTCTATCGGGTTTTCGACTGCTTTTTTAATTGCATCTTTTGTTATTTCATGAAAAAGTGCACGTTTAACATTACTGTTGATGTCTGCAATCTCGCTCGCAATGTGATATGCAATTGCTTCACCCTCTCTGTCAGCATCTGTTGCAATAAAAACTTCTTTAGCAGTCTGTGCAAGACGCTTGATCTCCTGCACAATTTTACCTTTGCCCCTTATTGTTATAAGCTCAGGTTCAAAATTATTATCAATATCAACTCCAAGCCTGTTTTTCGGTAAATTTTTAATATGTCCCACAGAAGCACGAACCACAAAATCCTTCCCGAGAAACCGATTTATCGTTTTTGACTTGGCATCAGATTCAACTATCACCAAAGATTTAGGCATTATTCTTAACTCCGTAAAATTTACAGGTTCCTTCCGCAGCAGTATTTATACTTTTTCCCGCTTCCGCACGGGCACGGATCATTGCGGCCGACTTTATGTTCAACCCTTACAGGGGCCTTTTTCGTTCCTGCCTGAGAATGCTGCTGTGCTCCTGCATCAGGCATAGATGTTACAAATCCCATTCCTGAAGATTCTTCATGTACTGTTGCAACACCAGGAGAAGGCTGTAGTACTGATTCAAGGCTCTGCTCTTTTTCAAATTCAACATGCGCCTTAAAAACAAGCTCAAGTATCTCCCTGTTTGCCCTGTCAAGCATGTCAGTAAACGCATTAAAAGCCTCGTGCTTATATTCTACGAGAGGATCCTTCTGCCCGTAGGCTCTGAGCCCTATACCCTCCTTTAACTGATCCATTTCATAGAGATGCTCTTTCCACATTTCGTCAATGGTTTTCAAAGTAGCGACTTTTTCAATATATCCCATCAAATCATCGCCAAGTACTTTACGTTTTTTATCATAAAGATCT from bacterium encodes the following:
- the xerC gene encoding tyrosine recombinase XerC; translated protein: MNDIQRAESQLKDFCDYLKFTKGYSDNTIDAYTRDVKQFFEFLKDITGHTLNINSIEKEDIRFFLGHLVEHGVDKKSVARKLASIRGFFKYLGQRELIAADPAQSVRPPKTEKKLPDFLQEEEIAKAIEQIPQENPSGARDRAILELFYGTGMRLSELAGLNVFDIDDIGTSVKVTGKGNKERVVPLGARALESLGVYLKQRYRFNPKNNSQALFLNKSGKRISKRSIQMIVKKWLEKVSEKKKLSPHVIRHTFATHLLDHGADLESVKELLGHVNLSTTQIYTHLTTERLKKVYRQAHPRAQIQP
- the raiA gene encoding ribosome-associated translation inhibitor RaiA; translated protein: MMQISITARRFTLNDDLREYVEKEVSHLDRFYDGIIDADVVLGWEKRTRFVEITLKINGAVLVAHDRSEKMEKSVDSVVEKLERQLKKYKEKKQGYNHEKILEKTVMETGGEE
- a CDS encoding HPr kinase/phosphorylase, producing the protein MSAQNVIIKEDISVEDFLFENKKILELELVSGKEGLSNKITTKDIHRPGLALAGYFELFAHERLQICGNTEISFMKQLTNEQLQKCVKKFFSYTMPCLIVTNNNKISKEAINYSNKNKVPVIRTPLATTRAIQLIGDYLEDVFAARTFVHGSLVDVYGIGILITGRSGIGKSEVALDLVARSHRLVADDVVTIIREPNGVLIGTGNDVVQYNMEIRGVGIVDVRSMFGIRGIRSRKRVEVEVELVDWDKSKNYERLGLDTSYDEILDEKLARVRLPIYPGKNISVIVEIIALNELLKLHGTYAAKEFEEKIIHEMTEKKKSLKDYLGRDYE
- the topA gene encoding type I DNA topoisomerase encodes the protein MPKSLVIVESDAKSKTINRFLGKDFVVRASVGHIKNLPKNRLGVDIDNNFEPELITIRGKGKIVQEIKRLAQTAKEVFIATDADREGEAIAYHIASEIADINSNVKRALFHEITKDAIKKAVENPIEIDLNRVEAQKARRVMDRIVGYKVSPFLWKTIFRGLSAGRVQSVALRLICEREQKIQKFVPEEYWEIEADFSCAAGEKFRSQLVKIDGQKLSLVNRDETEKHVSEIKKTDFNVGDLKTKEIKRNPYPPYTTSTMQQDAARRLGMSTKQVMAIAQQLYEGIDLPDGRVGLITYMRTDSTRLASSAVEEARNYIADNYGLEYVPDKPRFYKNKKSAQDAHEAIRPTSLKRSFDKVNQYLTPAQKKLYKLIWDRFLACQMNPAQLLQVSIDVAGGKYLFRTTGTSIKFKGFMQIYGVEKDELSNAHIPKNVAKGDTLDLLNVAHSQHFTKPPNRYTESSLVKELDTKGIGRPSTYALIISTLLDRKYVNREARTLIPSALGMDVHKILVDQFPDIFNVGFTARMEEDLDQIESGEKDSIAVLKNFYSPFSTAIEHAMEKKDEIKESLQESIGEKCPECGRDLVEKWGRNGKFIACTGYPECTYTRPIEEEVVSVDRKCPECGAPLVAKNGKYGRFLACSNYPDCKHTEPFYIGVPCPEDGCGGELVEKRTRRGKIFYGCSKYPKCTFALWNKPVAVKCESCGFPLMEARSTKAKGSFLKCPKCKAEKELPENE
- a CDS encoding MCE family protein; this encodes MEEKRKEIIVGFTVIVGVIVLVAGILWGKGGSMFSKKVVYRAAFISAEGLKPGDNVIVRGVRCGRVKSVELTPGEVNVDFRVRKNIKLFSDMNVSIVGLEMMGGKALIVNPGESGKPADPDIIYNGVAVPGIDKIFTHVANVVEGADSLLLKVSSLIDRGKMKDSAISLNKAVNSLNLMISENRKSLKSAIDRLNELSSVLKQDSSAQHFALLISRADSTMKLLQDAVHIATKGSGTLGKMIQDSTLYIQIVKTSRELDSLVADLKEHPAKYVHVSIF